One region of Microbacterium rhizosphaerae genomic DNA includes:
- a CDS encoding alpha-mannosidase: MFDDSALVLRRVDRFIRDRLAPAVERASVPLDITAWTVPDEPVPFAEAVAQQFVPFAVGTPWGTPWGTTWFRLRGRIPEDWDAESAELEVDLGFHLGQPGFQAEGLVFAPDGRIVKALEPRNTHIPVSGAAVDVYVEAASNPDIGQNWTFAPTRFGDKATAGTAPLYALRRADLVLRDREAWELVQDVAVLRGLYGQLPPTSPRAAEILRALERAVDLSDPDDIGGTASVAREALAPALAAHANASAHRVAAVGHAHIDSAWLWPTRETIRKCARTFSNVLDLMDADPAFVFAASSAQQYAWVEQRYPGLFARLSERVAEGRFVPVGGMWVEADTNLPGGEALVRQFVYGQRFFERAFGRRSTIGWLPDSFGYTGALPQIMAGVGLNSFLTQKISWNERNVFPHHTFEWEGIDGTRMFTHFPPVDSYGAELRAHELARAERQFAEKGAANSSLVPFGFGDGGGGPTREMLAAAARTRSLEGSPRVRLTGPEEFFAEAREEYAHPPVWAGELYLEFHRGTYTSQARTKRGNRGCEHLLREAELWAATAHVRAGTEYPYDVLEDAWRTVLLQQFHDILPGSSIAWVHREAEAGYARVRVALEQVIADALAALTGPLPEPPSSVPEPPSSVPEPVEGSHPAPDAGSALFNAGPFAVDGVPALGSGPAHTASDARLARAGDTYVLSTDRVRFVLDASGRIVSAVDAASGREAIAPGQAAGELQVFRDIPAQWDAWDVDENYRRHGEVVASVESIVVVEQSSQRVAVRVERAFGDSRVAQEFSVSAGSARIDVTTEVDWHERQRLLKLAFPVDIHTTTASFEVQFGHVVRPIHRNTSWDEARFETSAHRWVHVGEPGFGVAVANDATYGHDVTRHAREGGGTTTLVRQSLLRAPLYPDPDADQGRHVFRSSLTVGAEVPDAVAEGYRLNLALRPGRASVEPLVQAQGVVVESVKLAEDRSGDVIVRLYEPLGRRGEASVTFDADVASIVRTDLLEDAVSEPVVGATIVLPVRPFEIVTLRARRAGR, encoded by the coding sequence ATGTTCGACGACTCCGCCCTCGTTCTCAGACGTGTCGATCGCTTCATCCGTGACCGCTTAGCGCCGGCCGTCGAGCGCGCCTCCGTGCCGCTCGACATCACCGCGTGGACTGTGCCGGACGAGCCGGTGCCGTTCGCCGAGGCCGTCGCGCAGCAGTTCGTCCCGTTCGCCGTCGGTACGCCGTGGGGCACGCCGTGGGGCACGACGTGGTTCCGCCTGCGGGGACGGATCCCGGAGGACTGGGACGCGGAATCGGCCGAGCTCGAGGTCGACCTCGGGTTCCACCTCGGCCAGCCCGGGTTCCAGGCCGAGGGGCTCGTCTTCGCGCCCGACGGCCGCATCGTCAAGGCCCTCGAACCGCGGAACACCCACATCCCCGTATCGGGCGCTGCCGTCGACGTCTACGTGGAGGCCGCATCGAACCCCGACATCGGCCAGAACTGGACGTTCGCCCCGACCCGCTTCGGAGACAAGGCGACTGCGGGAACGGCTCCGCTGTACGCCCTGCGCCGCGCGGACCTCGTGCTGCGCGATCGCGAGGCGTGGGAGCTGGTTCAGGACGTCGCGGTCCTGCGCGGACTGTACGGCCAGCTGCCTCCGACCTCGCCGCGGGCCGCCGAGATCCTGCGAGCACTCGAGCGCGCCGTCGACCTCTCCGACCCGGATGACATCGGGGGCACGGCATCCGTCGCCCGCGAGGCGCTCGCCCCCGCGCTCGCCGCGCACGCCAACGCCAGTGCGCACCGCGTCGCAGCCGTCGGACACGCGCATATCGACTCGGCCTGGCTGTGGCCGACGCGCGAGACCATCCGCAAGTGCGCGCGCACGTTCTCGAACGTGCTGGACCTGATGGACGCCGACCCGGCCTTCGTCTTCGCCGCCTCCTCTGCACAGCAGTACGCGTGGGTCGAGCAACGGTATCCCGGTCTGTTCGCCCGGCTGTCCGAGCGTGTGGCGGAGGGGAGGTTCGTGCCCGTCGGCGGAATGTGGGTCGAGGCCGACACGAACCTTCCGGGCGGCGAGGCGCTCGTGCGGCAGTTCGTCTACGGGCAGCGCTTCTTCGAGCGCGCCTTCGGGCGTCGCTCGACGATCGGCTGGCTGCCCGACTCGTTCGGATACACCGGCGCGCTGCCGCAGATCATGGCGGGCGTGGGGCTGAATTCGTTCCTCACCCAGAAGATCTCGTGGAACGAGCGCAACGTCTTTCCGCACCACACGTTCGAATGGGAGGGCATCGACGGCACCCGGATGTTCACGCACTTCCCGCCCGTCGACTCGTACGGAGCCGAGCTTCGCGCCCACGAGCTCGCGCGGGCGGAGCGCCAGTTCGCGGAGAAGGGCGCGGCGAACTCGTCGCTCGTGCCCTTCGGCTTCGGCGACGGCGGGGGAGGGCCGACGCGCGAGATGCTCGCGGCGGCCGCGCGCACCCGGTCGCTCGAGGGCTCGCCGCGCGTGCGGCTCACCGGCCCGGAGGAGTTCTTCGCCGAGGCGCGCGAGGAGTACGCGCACCCGCCGGTGTGGGCGGGCGAGCTCTACCTCGAGTTCCACCGCGGGACGTACACGTCGCAGGCCCGCACCAAACGCGGCAACCGCGGGTGCGAGCACCTGCTGCGCGAGGCGGAGCTCTGGGCGGCGACCGCGCACGTGCGGGCCGGCACGGAGTACCCGTACGACGTGCTCGAGGATGCGTGGCGCACGGTGCTGCTCCAGCAGTTCCACGACATCCTGCCCGGCTCGTCGATCGCCTGGGTGCACCGCGAGGCCGAGGCCGGCTACGCCCGCGTGCGGGTCGCCCTCGAGCAGGTGATCGCCGATGCCTTGGCCGCCCTCACCGGCCCGCTGCCCGAGCCGCCCTCCTCGGTCCCCGAGCCCCCCTCCTCGGTCCCCGAGCCTGTCGAGGGGTCGCACCCGGCACCCGACGCTGGATCCGCCCTCTTCAATGCCGGCCCCTTCGCGGTCGACGGAGTTCCCGCGCTGGGTTCCGGACCCGCGCACACGGCGTCCGATGCACGCCTCGCGCGCGCGGGCGACACGTACGTGCTCTCGACGGATCGTGTCCGCTTCGTGCTGGACGCCTCCGGCCGCATCGTCTCGGCGGTGGATGCCGCGTCGGGCCGCGAGGCGATCGCTCCCGGTCAGGCTGCCGGCGAGCTGCAGGTTTTCCGCGACATCCCCGCGCAGTGGGACGCCTGGGATGTCGACGAGAACTACCGGCGTCACGGCGAGGTCGTGGCATCCGTCGAGTCGATCGTCGTGGTCGAGCAGTCCTCGCAGCGCGTGGCCGTGCGGGTCGAGCGGGCCTTCGGCGATTCTCGGGTCGCGCAGGAGTTCTCGGTGTCGGCGGGATCGGCGCGCATCGACGTGACGACGGAGGTCGACTGGCATGAGCGGCAGCGCCTGCTGAAACTCGCGTTCCCGGTCGACATCCACACGACGACGGCGAGCTTCGAGGTGCAGTTCGGTCATGTGGTGCGCCCCATCCATCGCAACACCTCGTGGGATGAGGCGCGGTTCGAGACGAGCGCCCACCGATGGGTCCATGTCGGCGAGCCCGGGTTCGGCGTCGCCGTCGCGAACGATGCGACCTACGGCCACGACGTCACGCGTCACGCGCGAGAGGGCGGCGGCACGACGACGCTGGTGCGGCAGTCGCTGCTGCGGGCTCCGCTGTATCCGGATCCCGACGCGGATCAGGGCCGACACGTGTTCCGGTCGTCGCTGACGGTCGGTGCGGAGGTGCCGGATGCGGTCGCCGAGGGCTACCGCCTCAACCTCGCGCTGCGTCCCGGTCGGGCATCGGTCGAACCGCTCGTTCAGGCTCAGGGCGTCGTGGTGGAGTCGGTCAAGCTGGCCGAGGACCGTTCCGGCGATGTGATCGTGCGGCTGTACGAGCCGCTCGGGCGCCGGGGCGAAGCATCCGTCACGTTCGATGCCGATGTCGCGTCGATCGTGCGGACGGACCTTCTCGAGGATGCCGTCTCCGAGCCGGTCGTCGGCGCGACCATCGTCCTTCCTGTACGGCCGTTCGAGATCGTGACGCTCCGCGCGCGCCGCGCCGGTCGTTGA
- a CDS encoding ROK family transcriptional regulator: MQAGANLPAVGGYNQAVILDAVRRSTDGVSRVELAESTGLSPQTVSNVTRRLLDEGFIVDAGTVSAGVGKPRTILRLDAAGRYAIGVHLDPTVITVVLLDLASHVVADRVIATPESAEARVTIARIAETVDDLVAEAGVDRTRIMGVGVAAPGPIDVAAGTVLNPPLLHGWRDVAIRDELADALDMPVLLEKDVTAAAVAELWAGGTADDRNAIFFYYGTGLGTGIILRNEVVRGVTGNAGDIAALTVGSADGRPRRPAITAMPSVLVDAAISRGVLQAHDGSLGTEEVRGLFGQLVQAATDGDEEAIAILDAAADDIAQGLVQLANLLDVDRVYFGGPFFPVAQEFLLARIPDRVHSSPLWVLPHEIQFERSQFGDDVAAVGAASLVLDHAFSPRPEGLLITR, from the coding sequence ATGCAGGCAGGAGCCAATCTGCCCGCAGTCGGCGGGTACAACCAGGCGGTGATCCTCGACGCGGTGCGGCGTTCGACGGACGGCGTCAGTCGCGTGGAGCTCGCGGAGAGCACGGGCCTGAGCCCCCAGACGGTCTCGAACGTCACGCGGCGCCTTCTGGACGAGGGCTTCATCGTGGATGCCGGCACCGTCTCGGCGGGCGTCGGCAAGCCGCGCACGATCCTGCGCCTGGACGCCGCGGGGCGTTACGCGATCGGCGTGCACCTCGACCCGACGGTCATCACCGTCGTGCTCCTCGACCTCGCGTCGCACGTCGTCGCCGACCGCGTCATCGCGACTCCCGAGTCGGCCGAGGCCCGGGTCACGATCGCCCGCATCGCCGAGACGGTCGACGACCTCGTCGCCGAGGCGGGCGTGGATCGCACGCGCATCATGGGCGTCGGCGTCGCGGCGCCCGGTCCCATCGACGTGGCGGCGGGCACCGTCCTGAACCCGCCGCTGCTGCACGGCTGGCGCGATGTCGCGATCCGCGACGAGCTCGCCGACGCCCTCGACATGCCGGTGCTCCTCGAGAAGGACGTCACGGCCGCAGCCGTGGCCGAGCTCTGGGCCGGCGGCACCGCCGACGACCGCAACGCGATCTTCTTCTACTACGGCACCGGCCTCGGCACCGGCATCATCCTGCGCAACGAGGTCGTGCGCGGTGTGACGGGTAACGCCGGCGACATCGCCGCCCTCACGGTCGGCTCGGCCGACGGCCGGCCGCGCCGCCCGGCGATCACCGCCATGCCGAGCGTGCTGGTGGATGCCGCGATCTCCCGTGGCGTCCTGCAGGCGCACGACGGGTCGCTCGGCACCGAGGAGGTCCGCGGCCTCTTCGGGCAGCTGGTGCAGGCGGCGACCGACGGCGACGAGGAGGCGATCGCGATTCTGGATGCCGCGGCCGACGACATCGCGCAGGGTCTCGTCCAGCTCGCCAACCTCCTCGATGTCGACCGCGTCTACTTCGGGGGCCCGTTCTTCCCGGTGGCGCAGGAGTTCCTGCTGGCTCGCATTCCGGACCGCGTCCACAGCTCGCCGCTGTGGGTGCTGCCCCACGAGATCCAGTTCGAGCGCTCGCAGTTCGGCGACGACGTCGCCGCCGTGGGCGCTGCGAGCCTCGTGCTCGACCATGCGTTCTCGCCGCGCCCCGAGGGGCTGCTGATCACGCGGTGA
- a CDS encoding alpha/beta hydrolase — MSTRSGWDADILGPPFEQRTLDLGTDDEGPVVATIVRSRPSLVRDLTGPLAGVDVLYVHGWSDYFFQTAVARFWTGLGARFHALDLRKYGRSLRAGQTPGDIDTLTAYDADIAAALDVIGPGRRLILQGHSTGGLILALWADRHRGAAEAVILNAPWLELQVGALGRQAIAPLVSAAARLDPRRPQPDVDLGFYTRAQREIGAIPTPGYREDWRPGRGFTTRPGWMRAILAGHATVASGLRIDCPVLVLLSARSSSPFSWTSETTSADSVLWVDDIARAALKLGDVITVGRIEGAIHDVFLSAAPARDRAFAIVDGWIRGALSAHRSR; from the coding sequence GTGAGCACGCGGAGCGGATGGGATGCCGACATCCTCGGCCCCCCGTTCGAGCAGCGCACGCTCGATCTCGGCACGGACGACGAAGGGCCCGTCGTCGCGACGATCGTCCGCTCGCGCCCGAGTCTCGTGCGCGACCTCACGGGACCGCTCGCCGGAGTCGACGTGCTCTACGTGCACGGGTGGTCCGACTACTTCTTCCAGACGGCCGTCGCGCGCTTCTGGACGGGGCTGGGCGCCCGCTTCCACGCGCTCGACCTGCGCAAGTACGGCCGCAGTCTGCGGGCGGGCCAGACCCCGGGCGACATCGACACCCTGACCGCGTACGACGCCGACATCGCGGCCGCGCTCGATGTCATCGGCCCGGGCCGCCGCCTGATCCTGCAGGGCCACTCGACCGGCGGGCTCATCCTCGCGCTGTGGGCCGACCGCCATCGCGGTGCCGCGGAGGCCGTCATCCTCAACGCACCGTGGCTCGAGCTGCAGGTCGGAGCGCTCGGCCGGCAGGCCATCGCCCCGCTCGTGAGCGCCGCGGCGCGACTCGATCCACGCCGGCCGCAGCCGGACGTCGACCTCGGCTTCTACACCCGCGCCCAGCGCGAGATCGGGGCGATCCCGACCCCCGGCTATCGCGAGGACTGGCGCCCCGGGCGCGGCTTCACGACACGGCCGGGATGGATGCGGGCGATCCTCGCCGGCCACGCCACGGTGGCCTCCGGGCTCCGCATCGACTGCCCGGTGCTCGTGCTGCTCTCGGCGCGCAGCTCGTCGCCCTTCAGCTGGACGAGCGAGACGACCTCGGCCGATTCGGTGCTGTGGGTCGACGACATCGCCCGGGCCGCACTGAAGCTCGGCGACGTCATCACGGTCGGCCGCATCGAGGGCGCCATCCACGACGTCTTCCTGTCGGCGGCGCCCGCGCGCGACCGCGCGTTCGCGATCGTCGACGGCTGGATCCGCGGTGCGCTGTCTGCGCACCGCTCTCGGTGA
- a CDS encoding FAD-dependent oxidoreductase translates to MTKLRLAIVGAGPAGIYAADILLKAERKFDVSIDLFDQLPAPYGLVRYGVAPDHPRIKGIITALREVLDRGDIRIFGNVRFGTDITLDDLKRHYNAVIFATGAIRDADLAIPGIGAKASYGAADFVSWYDGHPDFPREWPLDAASVAVVGNGNVALDVARMLAKHADDLLATEIPANVYEGLASSAVTDVHVFGRRGPANVKFTPLELRELGELRDVDMVVYDEDFVYDDAARAAIASNKQVMVIDRVLQSWRRRPSVNNAGGEASRRLHLHFYAKPVEVKTDDTGRVSALVYERTRPDGEGGVEGTGELREVEVQALYRAVGYFGSPLPGVPFDKRHGVIPNREGQVLHKDSNQRVPGVYATGWIKRGPVGLIGHTKSDAMETIRHLINGQGTWWDPEDPSEASIPALLESRGIEWTDLEGWHRLDSHEMALGAAEERARIKVVPRQDMLDASRAQ, encoded by the coding sequence ATGACCAAGCTCAGACTCGCGATCGTCGGGGCAGGCCCCGCCGGCATCTACGCCGCAGACATCCTGCTCAAGGCCGAGCGCAAGTTCGACGTCTCGATCGACCTGTTCGACCAGCTCCCCGCACCGTACGGACTGGTCCGCTACGGTGTCGCGCCCGACCACCCGCGCATCAAGGGCATCATCACGGCCCTGCGCGAGGTGCTCGACCGCGGTGACATCCGCATCTTCGGCAACGTGCGCTTCGGCACGGACATCACGCTCGACGACCTGAAGCGCCACTACAACGCCGTCATCTTCGCGACCGGCGCGATCCGCGACGCCGACCTCGCGATCCCGGGCATCGGTGCCAAGGCGTCGTACGGCGCGGCCGACTTCGTCAGCTGGTACGACGGACACCCGGACTTCCCGCGCGAGTGGCCGCTGGATGCCGCATCCGTCGCCGTCGTCGGCAACGGCAACGTCGCCCTCGATGTCGCCCGCATGCTCGCCAAGCACGCCGACGATCTGCTCGCGACCGAGATCCCCGCCAACGTCTACGAGGGCCTCGCGTCCAGCGCCGTCACCGACGTGCACGTCTTCGGCCGCCGCGGCCCGGCCAACGTCAAGTTCACGCCGCTCGAGCTGCGCGAGCTCGGCGAGCTGCGCGACGTCGACATGGTCGTGTACGACGAGGACTTCGTCTACGACGATGCGGCCCGCGCGGCCATCGCCAGCAACAAGCAGGTCATGGTGATCGACCGCGTGCTGCAGTCGTGGCGCCGACGGCCGAGCGTGAACAACGCGGGGGGCGAGGCATCCCGCCGTCTTCACCTGCACTTCTACGCGAAGCCCGTCGAGGTCAAGACGGATGACACGGGCCGCGTCAGCGCGCTCGTCTACGAGCGCACGCGTCCCGACGGCGAGGGCGGTGTCGAGGGCACCGGCGAGCTGCGCGAGGTCGAGGTCCAGGCGCTGTACCGCGCGGTCGGCTACTTCGGCTCGCCCCTACCCGGCGTGCCCTTCGACAAGCGCCACGGGGTCATCCCGAACCGTGAGGGCCAGGTGCTGCACAAGGATTCCAACCAGCGGGTGCCCGGGGTGTACGCGACGGGCTGGATCAAGCGCGGCCCGGTGGGCCTGATCGGCCACACCAAGTCGGACGCCATGGAGACGATCCGCCACCTGATCAACGGCCAGGGCACCTGGTGGGACCCGGAGGACCCGTCGGAGGCCAGCATCCCCGCCCTGCTCGAGTCCCGCGGCATCGAGTGGACCGACCTCGAGGGCTGGCACCGCCTCGACAGCCACGAGATGGCGCTCGGCGCCGCCGAGGAGCGGGCTCGCATCAAGGTCGTCCCCCGCCAGGACATGCTCGACGCGTCCCGGGCGCAGTAG
- a CDS encoding polyprenyl synthetase family protein, with product MTPRPALPGSHIAGRLGLSDRVFAGVRSRRLLKTVEAALARVEVQLASELRIADPLADATSRYLYEAGGKRVRPMLAILASLLGEGPTDSVIEGATALELTHLGSLYHDDVMDGADVRRGVPSAHEVWGNSVAILTGDLLFSRASQIMARHGDRAIQLQADTFERLVLGQMHETVGPQDGDDPVEFYIRVLSDKTGSLIAAAAQAGVLFGNGPEQFEQPMLEFGEAAGIAFQLIDDVIDLSSDADETGKVPGTDLRAGVPTMPYLLLSQRTDDAATGLRARIDEGVARIAEGADTAILDADLIALRDDEATAATLALAHTWSQRAVDAIAPLPDGPVREALSLFAQAVADRSS from the coding sequence GTGACTCCGCGCCCTGCCCTGCCCGGCTCGCATATCGCCGGCCGCCTGGGGCTCTCCGACCGCGTCTTCGCGGGCGTGCGGTCGCGGCGCCTGCTGAAGACGGTCGAAGCGGCTCTGGCGCGCGTGGAGGTGCAGCTGGCCTCCGAACTGCGCATCGCCGACCCGCTGGCCGACGCCACGAGCCGCTATCTGTACGAGGCGGGCGGCAAGCGCGTGCGGCCCATGCTCGCGATCCTCGCGTCGCTGCTCGGCGAGGGACCGACGGATTCCGTGATCGAAGGCGCCACCGCCCTGGAGCTCACGCACCTCGGATCGCTCTATCACGACGACGTGATGGACGGCGCCGACGTGCGCCGTGGTGTTCCGAGCGCTCACGAGGTGTGGGGCAACAGCGTCGCGATCCTGACGGGCGACCTGCTCTTCTCGCGCGCGAGCCAGATCATGGCGCGCCACGGCGACCGCGCGATCCAGCTGCAGGCCGACACGTTCGAGCGGCTCGTGCTCGGTCAGATGCACGAGACCGTGGGTCCGCAGGACGGCGACGACCCGGTCGAGTTCTACATCCGGGTGCTCTCCGACAAGACCGGGTCGCTCATCGCCGCGGCCGCCCAGGCGGGCGTGCTCTTCGGGAACGGACCGGAGCAGTTCGAGCAGCCGATGCTCGAGTTCGGCGAGGCCGCCGGCATCGCCTTCCAGCTGATCGACGACGTCATCGACCTCTCGAGCGACGCCGACGAGACCGGAAAAGTCCCCGGCACCGACCTCCGCGCCGGCGTTCCGACGATGCCGTACCTGCTGCTGTCGCAGCGGACGGACGACGCGGCCACCGGTCTGCGCGCCCGCATCGACGAGGGCGTCGCCCGCATCGCCGAGGGCGCCGACACGGCGATCCTCGACGCCGACCTGATCGCCCTGCGCGACGACGAGGCCACCGCTGCGACGCTCGCGCTCGCCCACACCTGGTCCCAGCGCGCCGTCGACGCCATCGCGCCGCTGCCCGACGGGCCCGTGCGCGAGGCTCTGTCCCTGTTCGCCCAAGCCGTCGCTGACCGCTCCAGTTGA
- a CDS encoding demethylmenaquinone methyltransferase, producing the protein MTPEPNRADLHKDPKRVSGMFDEVAAGYDRTNDILSLGQDRLWRIATRDAVAPKAGERILDLAAGTGASSVALARSGAEVVAGDFSPGMIAEGRRRHGGIPNLSFVEADATNLPFADDEFDAVTISFGLRNVVDTAKALEEMLRVTKPGGRLVICEFSHPQSPVFAALYSFYNDRVLPVVAKVVSSNAEAYDYLNESIRDWPAQRPLMARIRQAGWTDVAYRDLTFGIVALHRAVKRSVSEAIAQEHDR; encoded by the coding sequence GTGACCCCCGAGCCGAACCGCGCAGACCTGCACAAGGACCCGAAGCGCGTGAGCGGCATGTTCGACGAGGTCGCCGCGGGCTATGACCGCACGAACGACATCCTGAGCCTCGGACAGGATCGCCTGTGGCGCATCGCGACGCGCGATGCGGTCGCCCCGAAGGCCGGGGAGCGCATCCTCGACCTCGCGGCGGGCACCGGCGCCTCCAGTGTCGCGCTCGCCCGCAGCGGGGCCGAGGTGGTGGCCGGCGACTTCTCGCCCGGCATGATCGCCGAGGGGCGGCGCAGGCACGGCGGCATCCCGAATCTCTCGTTCGTGGAGGCGGATGCGACCAACCTGCCCTTCGCGGATGACGAGTTCGACGCGGTCACGATCTCGTTCGGACTCCGCAACGTCGTCGACACGGCGAAGGCGCTCGAGGAGATGCTGCGCGTCACGAAGCCCGGGGGACGCCTCGTCATCTGCGAGTTCTCGCACCCGCAGTCGCCGGTGTTCGCGGCGCTGTACTCGTTCTACAACGACCGCGTCCTCCCGGTGGTCGCGAAGGTCGTGAGCTCCAACGCCGAGGCGTACGACTATCTCAACGAGTCGATCCGCGACTGGCCCGCTCAGCGCCCGCTCATGGCGCGCATCCGGCAGGCGGGATGGACGGATGTCGCGTACCGCGACCTGACGTTCGGCATCGTCGCTCTGCATCGTGCCGTCAAGCGGTCCGTCTCAGAAGCGATCGCCCAGGAGCACGATCGGTAG
- a CDS encoding TetR/AcrR family transcriptional regulator — protein sequence MDRPRGRPREAVLDAERITDAAYAVLRRDGARGLTMRAIAARLGVAPSALYHHVPSRAAVLAAVQERFAAGLDTSGFGTLPLREALARWAWSYLRRLREHPELVPVIVEVPLAQTPHTSLMYQRVIAGYAAAGWPEESIIASMSVLETYIFGAALDSPSPDDVYAPRSSAQEPLLARTYAAFAASVDDLGERPGDALFRLGVESIITGLYSVWGSGRGWATVQPPRHPGE from the coding sequence ATGGACAGACCACGCGGGCGGCCGCGCGAGGCGGTGCTGGATGCGGAGCGCATCACGGATGCCGCGTACGCAGTGCTGCGTCGCGACGGCGCACGCGGCCTGACCATGCGTGCGATCGCGGCCCGACTCGGCGTCGCGCCCAGTGCCCTGTACCACCACGTGCCCTCGCGCGCGGCGGTCCTGGCGGCGGTGCAGGAACGCTTCGCGGCGGGCCTCGACACGTCGGGCTTCGGCACGCTCCCGCTGCGGGAGGCGCTCGCGCGCTGGGCGTGGAGCTACCTGCGCCGGCTGCGCGAGCACCCGGAGCTCGTACCGGTCATCGTCGAGGTGCCGCTCGCGCAGACCCCGCACACCTCCCTCATGTACCAGCGGGTGATCGCGGGATACGCGGCCGCAGGCTGGCCCGAGGAGAGCATCATCGCCTCGATGAGCGTCCTCGAGACGTACATCTTCGGGGCCGCGCTCGACTCGCCGTCGCCCGACGACGTCTACGCGCCGCGCAGCTCCGCGCAGGAGCCGCTGCTGGCGCGCACCTACGCCGCATTCGCGGCATCCGTCGACGATCTGGGCGAGCGCCCGGGCGACGCCCTCTTCCGCCTGGGTGTCGAGTCCATCATCACCGGGCTCTACTCGGTCTGGGGCTCCGGCCGCGGCTGGGCGACCGTCCAGCCCCCGCGCCACCCCGGTGAATAG
- a CDS encoding flavin monoamine oxidase family protein — MTPASAPVELDRDVVVIGAGISGLVTARRLVEAGHTVAVLEARDRVGGRTWSQEIDGSFFEIGGQWVSSDQDALKALLAELGKETFPRYRDGNSVYVARDGDRREFRGAFPVASSTLEEIDRLVAALDALAAEMDVDAPWAHPRAGELDSIQFSSWLASLSDDEEARRIVDHYIAAGMLTKRSHTFSVLQAMLMVASAETFENLIDEGILLDARVVGGMQSVSEQIAAELGDAVFLGAPVRRLSWGPSSVVALADGVTVRARFAVVAVPPPLYSRISYEPALPRLRQIAHQHQSMGLVIKAQAAYDRPFWRSAGLSGTGFASHEVVCEVYDNTSPHEERGMLVGFVVSERAEEMWALPAEDRKRAILESFAAYFGPEALAPAAFLLADWGSEEWTRGAYASSYELGGLSRWGHVQNEPVGPIYFASSDIQGAGYMHVDGGVRIGDATATRIAERLTADA, encoded by the coding sequence GTGACGCCAGCTTCCGCACCCGTCGAGCTCGACCGGGATGTCGTCGTCATCGGAGCGGGCATCAGCGGCCTGGTGACCGCCCGCCGACTCGTGGAGGCCGGCCACACCGTCGCCGTGCTCGAGGCCCGCGATCGGGTCGGAGGGCGGACGTGGTCGCAGGAGATCGACGGATCGTTCTTCGAGATCGGCGGCCAGTGGGTGTCGAGCGACCAGGACGCGCTCAAGGCGCTGCTCGCCGAGCTCGGCAAGGAGACGTTCCCCCGGTACCGCGACGGGAACTCGGTGTATGTCGCCCGCGACGGCGATCGCCGGGAGTTCCGGGGCGCGTTCCCCGTGGCTTCCTCGACCCTCGAGGAGATCGACCGGCTCGTGGCCGCGCTCGATGCGCTCGCCGCCGAGATGGATGTCGACGCGCCCTGGGCGCACCCGCGCGCGGGCGAGCTCGACTCCATCCAGTTCAGCTCCTGGCTCGCGTCGCTCTCGGACGACGAGGAGGCACGGCGGATCGTCGACCACTACATCGCGGCCGGAATGCTGACCAAACGCTCACACACGTTCTCCGTCCTGCAGGCGATGCTCATGGTCGCCTCGGCCGAGACGTTCGAGAACCTGATCGACGAAGGCATCCTGCTCGATGCGCGGGTCGTCGGCGGGATGCAGTCGGTGTCCGAGCAGATCGCCGCCGAGCTCGGGGATGCGGTCTTCCTGGGCGCTCCCGTGCGCCGGCTGTCGTGGGGCCCGTCATCCGTCGTGGCCCTCGCGGACGGTGTGACGGTGCGTGCGCGGTTCGCCGTCGTGGCGGTGCCGCCGCCCCTGTACTCGCGGATCTCGTACGAGCCCGCACTGCCGCGCCTGCGGCAGATCGCCCACCAGCACCAGTCGATGGGGCTCGTCATCAAGGCGCAAGCCGCGTACGACCGCCCGTTCTGGCGCTCCGCCGGGCTGTCCGGGACGGGCTTCGCCTCGCACGAGGTCGTCTGCGAGGTGTACGACAACACGTCGCCGCACGAGGAGCGCGGGATGCTCGTGGGCTTCGTCGTCAGCGAGCGGGCCGAGGAGATGTGGGCCCTTCCCGCTGAGGACCGCAAGCGGGCGATCCTGGAGTCTTTCGCCGCGTACTTCGGTCCGGAGGCGCTGGCCCCGGCGGCGTTCCTCCTGGCGGACTGGGGCAGCGAGGAGTGGACCCGCGGCGCGTACGCCTCGAGCTACGAGCTCGGCGGGCTCAGCCGCTGGGGCCACGTGCAGAACGAGCCGGTCGGCCCGATCTACTTCGCAAGCTCCGACATCCAGGGGGCAGGCTACATGCACGTCGACGGAGGCGTGCGCATCGGGGATGCCACGGCCACGCGCATCGCGGAGCGGCTGACCGCTGACGCTTGA